A region from the Methylocystis iwaonis genome encodes:
- the nrdR gene encoding transcriptional regulator NrdR, with translation MRCPYCGSFDTQVKDSRPAEDSSCIRRRRVCPTCGGRFTTFERVQLREIIVVKKSGKRAPFDRDKLTRSVEIALRKRPVEPDRVEQMISGIVRQLESLGEAEIESQRIGELVIEGLRLLDAVAYVRFASVYRDFREARDFNALIDELESGAETADAAEDE, from the coding sequence ATGCGCTGTCCCTATTGCGGCTCCTTCGACACACAGGTGAAGGACTCGCGGCCTGCCGAGGATTCGTCCTGCATCCGGCGCCGGCGCGTCTGCCCGACCTGCGGCGGCCGTTTCACGACCTTCGAGCGCGTGCAGTTGCGCGAGATCATCGTCGTCAAGAAATCCGGCAAGCGCGCGCCATTCGATCGCGACAAGCTCACGCGCTCGGTCGAGATCGCCCTGCGCAAGCGCCCTGTGGAGCCCGATCGCGTCGAGCAGATGATCTCCGGCATCGTCCGCCAGCTCGAGAGCCTCGGCGAGGCGGAGATCGAGAGCCAACGCATCGGCGAGCTGGTCATCGAGGGCTTGCGCTTGCTCGACGCCGTCGCTTATGTGCGCTTCGCCTCCGTCTACCGCGACTTCCGCGAGGCGCGCGATTTCAACGCGCTGATCGACGAATTGGAAAGCGGGGCCGAAACGGCCGACGCGGCCGAAGACGAATGA
- the ribD gene encoding bifunctional diaminohydroxyphosphoribosylaminopyrimidine deaminase/5-amino-6-(5-phosphoribosylamino)uracil reductase RibD — MSLHEKILLAPTDGAYMAAALALGRRNMGRTAPNPAVGALVVKDGVIVARGYTAEGGRPHAETIALAAAGAEARGATLYVTLEPCSHHGRTPPCVDAIIAAGIARVVTAIEDPDPRVAGRGHALLREAGIEVVVGPEKAAARCDHLGHILRVTKHRPMVTLKLAQTADGYAAGAAHDPRLHITGPIADAFTHVQRSLHDAIMVGSGTARDDDPLMTVRLPGLDGAKRLRVVLDRRLTLSARSRLAATARETPLLVIVGEDVSEDAARAFMEATGADVARIPTLDGRLDLLAALRLLADRGITRVFSEGGPLVAESLLSAGFADEVIIHTGFKPLGRPGRPALTPAAGAALEGRYRMIESRMLGADQMTRYARMD, encoded by the coding sequence ATGAGCCTCCACGAAAAGATCCTGCTCGCCCCGACAGACGGCGCCTATATGGCGGCGGCGCTGGCGCTCGGACGCCGCAACATGGGCCGCACCGCCCCCAATCCGGCTGTCGGCGCCCTGGTAGTGAAGGACGGCGTGATCGTCGCGCGGGGCTATACGGCCGAGGGCGGCCGTCCCCATGCCGAGACCATCGCGCTCGCCGCCGCGGGCGCCGAAGCGCGTGGGGCGACGCTCTATGTCACGCTGGAGCCCTGTTCTCATCACGGCCGTACGCCGCCCTGCGTCGACGCCATTATCGCGGCGGGGATTGCGCGGGTTGTGACAGCGATCGAAGACCCGGACCCGCGCGTCGCGGGCAGGGGCCATGCGCTGCTGCGCGAGGCTGGGATCGAGGTCGTTGTCGGCCCCGAGAAGGCGGCCGCGCGCTGCGACCATCTCGGCCATATTCTGCGCGTCACCAAGCATCGGCCGATGGTGACGCTGAAGCTCGCCCAGACGGCGGACGGCTACGCCGCCGGCGCCGCGCATGACCCGCGCCTGCATATCACCGGTCCCATCGCCGACGCCTTCACCCATGTGCAGCGTTCGCTCCATGACGCCATCATGGTGGGCTCCGGCACGGCGCGCGACGACGATCCGCTGATGACCGTACGCCTGCCTGGCCTCGACGGCGCCAAGCGGCTGCGCGTGGTGCTGGATCGTAGATTGACCCTCTCGGCCCGCTCTAGGCTCGCCGCGACGGCGCGGGAGACGCCGCTGCTCGTGATCGTCGGCGAGGATGTGAGCGAAGACGCGGCGCGCGCCTTTATGGAGGCCACGGGCGCCGATGTCGCGCGCATTCCAACGCTCGACGGCCGGCTCGATCTGCTCGCGGCCTTGCGCCTGCTCGCGGATCGCGGGATTACGCGCGTTTTCAGCGAAGGCGGCCCCCTCGTCGCCGAAAGCCTGCTGTCCGCGGGTTTTGCCGACGAGGTCATCATTCACACGGGCTTCAAGCCGCTGGGACGCCCCGGCCGGCCGGCGCTCACCCCCGCCGCAGGCGCGGCGCTGGAAGGCCGTTACCGCATGATCGAGAGCCGTATGCTCGGCGCGGACCAGATGACGCGCTATGCGAGGATGGACTGA
- a CDS encoding riboflavin synthase: MFTGIVTDVGEIISVEPRGDLRRLRIACAYDADTIALGASIANCGVCLTVVAVAREGGRTVFDVDAAAETLAKTTVGSWKAGTRVNLERALKIGDELGGHIVTGHVDGVAQIVSRDDFDGMARFWIETPHALSRFVAQKGSVALDGVSLTVNEVEGDRFSILLIPHTLAVTAFGGRGAGDALNIEVDLMARYAARLSESAR, from the coding sequence ATGTTTACAGGCATTGTCACGGACGTTGGCGAGATCATCTCGGTCGAGCCGCGCGGCGATCTCAGGCGGCTGCGCATCGCCTGCGCCTATGACGCCGACACGATCGCGCTCGGCGCCTCCATCGCCAATTGCGGCGTCTGCCTCACCGTGGTGGCGGTGGCGCGGGAAGGCGGGCGCACGGTGTTCGACGTCGACGCCGCCGCCGAGACGCTGGCGAAAACGACGGTCGGAAGCTGGAAAGCGGGAACGAGGGTCAATCTCGAACGCGCGCTGAAGATCGGCGACGAGCTCGGCGGCCATATCGTCACCGGCCATGTCGACGGCGTCGCGCAGATCGTCTCTCGAGACGATTTCGACGGCATGGCGCGCTTCTGGATCGAGACGCCGCATGCGCTGTCGCGCTTTGTGGCGCAGAAAGGCTCCGTCGCCCTCGACGGCGTGTCGCTGACAGTGAATGAGGTCGAGGGCGACCGGTTTTCGATCCTGCTCATTCCGCATACGCTCGCCGTCACGGCTTTTGGCGGACGCGGGGCAGGGGATGCGCTCAATATCGAAGTCGATTTGATGGCGCGCTATGCGGCGCGGTTGAGCGAGTCCGCCCGGTAG